The following proteins are encoded in a genomic region of Mahella australiensis 50-1 BON:
- the trpC gene encoding indole-3-glycerol phosphate synthase TrpC yields MILGDIVAAKVIQLQMEKQHISLDGMKYMLKNMPSYRRYSFKEALKRKGGLSIIAEVKKASPSKGVIAAEFNALETAKAYQAGGADAISVLTERRFFEGSDQYLSMIKSQVAVPVLRKDFIIDVWQIYQSRLLGADAILLISAILDKTLLKKFCIIADMLGMDCLVEVHNEMELDAALEAGASIIGINNRNLNDFSVDLSTTQRLMKGIPSDKIVVAESGIRDADDVRYMASLGVDALLIGETLMRSDCPGNTIKQFKKAAGGLMEKFG; encoded by the coding sequence ATGATATTAGGAGACATTGTGGCGGCCAAGGTTATACAATTGCAAATGGAAAAACAACATATATCGCTAGATGGCATGAAATATATGCTCAAAAATATGCCTTCGTATAGGAGGTACAGCTTCAAAGAAGCTTTAAAAAGGAAGGGCGGTCTCTCCATAATAGCTGAGGTAAAAAAAGCCTCACCATCCAAGGGCGTTATAGCCGCTGAATTCAATGCGCTGGAAACAGCAAAGGCGTACCAAGCAGGGGGTGCTGATGCCATATCGGTTTTGACCGAAAGGCGTTTTTTTGAAGGCAGCGATCAATATCTGAGCATGATAAAAAGCCAGGTTGCCGTACCTGTACTGCGCAAGGATTTCATAATAGATGTATGGCAAATATATCAGTCGCGTCTTCTGGGGGCCGATGCCATATTGCTTATTTCAGCTATACTTGATAAAACGTTGCTCAAAAAGTTCTGCATTATAGCCGATATGCTGGGCATGGATTGCCTTGTTGAGGTCCATAATGAAATGGAGCTTGATGCAGCGTTGGAGGCCGGGGCTTCTATAATAGGCATAAACAATCGTAACCTCAATGATTTCAGCGTAGACCTATCCACTACTCAAAGGCTTATGAAAGGTATACCGTCAGATAAGATAGTGGTAGCCGAAAGTGGCATACGAGATGCGGATGATGTCCGTTATATGGCATCCTTAGGCGTTGATGCGTTGCTGATAGGGGAAACA